In the genome of Candidatus Delongbacteria bacterium, the window AGGACCTGCAGATCGAGAACTGCACCGTGCTGGCACCGGATATCGGGTCGGTCAAGATGGCCCGGTCCTATGCCAAGCGTCTGGGTGCCGATCTGGCGATCATCGACAAGCGTCGCCCACGGCCCAACGCGGCCGAGGTGATGAACCTGATCGGTGAGGTGGCCAATCGCAACGTGGTCATCGTGGACGACATGATCGATACGGCGGGCACCGTCTCACAGAGCGCCACCGCCGCCAAGGAGCTGGGCGCGCGCAACGTGATCTGCGCCTGTACCCATGCGCTGTTCAGCGGCAGTTCCATCGAACGGCTGAGCGCGTCACCGATTCGGGAACTGGTGGTCACCGACACCATCCCCAATCGGGAAAGATACCTGCCGGATCGGCTGACCGTGCTGAGCGTGGCGCCGATCTTCGCGGAAGCAATCCGGATGATTCACGACGAGAGATCGATCTCGTCCTTGTTCAGTCAGTGACACACATTCTTCAAGCAGGAGAGCCTCCCATGGAGCGCATCATTCTCAAGGCCATTCGGCGTGACGGTCTGGGCAAGGGCCCGTCCCGGCGCGTACGCATGGACGAGAGCTTCCCGGCCGTGTACTACAGGGGTCAGGATGTTCCTCAGCACATCACCATCAACACCCGCGAGTTCAACAACTCCCAGAAGGCTCGCGCCCGGGTGGTCACCCTCGACATCGAGGGCGAGATCATCGAGAACTGCCTGATCCGCGACATCCAGCGTCATCCGGTGAGTTCCGCGGTGCTGCACGTCGATTTCCAGGGGCTGGTCCCCGGACGCAAGGTGCGCCTGCGCCTGCCGATCAGTTTCGTGGGCAATCCCGCGGGCT includes:
- a CDS encoding 50S ribosomal protein L25 — encoded protein: MERIILKAIRRDGLGKGPSRRVRMDESFPAVYYRGQDVPQHITINTREFNNSQKARARVVTLDIEGEIIENCLIRDIQRHPVSSAVLHVDFQGLVPGRKVRLRLPISFVGNPAGLRQGGQIRKLLHFARISCMPEAVPSAVEVDISKMEAGQTMLVRDLPVNPGYTLMIPEHLAVIQITKPRAKA
- a CDS encoding ribose-phosphate pyrophosphokinase, with translation MDDYRIFAGESSRELAARIAQELDMEVGALDLGRYSDGELYAKFEENIRGKDIFVVLSTIPPADNLMQLLLILDAAKRASARRTTCVIPYFGYARQDRKDQPRVAIGAKLVADLLTAAGASRILTMDLHAAQIQGFFNIPFDHLYGSAVLLQYLKDLQIENCTVLAPDIGSVKMARSYAKRLGADLAIIDKRRPRPNAAEVMNLIGEVANRNVVIVDDMIDTAGTVSQSATAAKELGARNVICACTHALFSGSSIERLSASPIRELVVTDTIPNRERYLPDRLTVLSVAPIFAEAIRMIHDERSISSLFSQ